The Sulfurovum sp. UBA12169 genome has a segment encoding these proteins:
- a CDS encoding GTPase Era yields MFDKSVGTKAGFVAVVGRPNAGKSTLLNYVVGEKLAMVSKKAQATRKRMNIIVMHENTQIIFVDTPGIHQKERLLNQFMLDEALKAMGDSDLIVFLAPVTDKLTEYEKFLALVQAKGTKHIVVLTKIDHAKQEDILKKLGEYQKYQDRFEAIIPFSVNKKVGKKQLLDEIAKHLPYSPFLYDTEILTTDNIRDIYKELIRESIFENLSDEIPYESDVTIERIEESDEMDKVFATIIVEKETQKGMIVGQKGVGIKRVGKSAREQMELFSGKKIFLDLHVAVKRGWSKNKEGLEEFGYIV; encoded by the coding sequence ATGTTTGATAAGAGCGTAGGTACGAAAGCGGGGTTTGTAGCGGTAGTGGGGCGTCCCAATGCAGGAAAAAGCACTTTGCTAAATTATGTGGTGGGTGAAAAACTTGCAATGGTTTCCAAAAAAGCGCAGGCTACGCGAAAACGAATGAACATTATTGTAATGCATGAAAATACACAGATCATTTTTGTAGACACCCCGGGCATTCACCAAAAAGAGAGATTGCTTAACCAATTTATGTTAGATGAAGCACTCAAAGCAATGGGAGACAGTGATCTTATTGTTTTTTTGGCACCGGTTACAGACAAATTGACAGAATATGAAAAGTTTTTAGCTCTTGTCCAGGCAAAGGGAACAAAACACATTGTGGTGTTGACCAAGATCGATCATGCCAAACAGGAAGATATTCTTAAAAAACTTGGAGAATACCAAAAGTATCAAGATCGTTTTGAAGCCATTATCCCTTTTTCTGTCAATAAAAAAGTCGGGAAAAAGCAACTGCTTGATGAAATAGCCAAGCACTTGCCCTATTCTCCTTTTTTGTATGACACTGAAATACTTACAACGGATAACATAAGAGATATCTATAAAGAACTCATTCGTGAATCTATCTTTGAAAATCTTAGCGATGAGATACCCTATGAAAGTGACGTGACCATTGAACGCATCGAAGAGAGCGATGAAATGGATAAAGTTTTTGCCACTATTATTGTAGAAAAAGAGACACAAAAAGGGATGATAGTCGGCCAAAAAGGAGTAGGCATCAAGCGTGTAGGCAAGTCCGCCCGCGAGCAGATGGAGCTTTTTTCAGGCAAAAAAATCTTTTTAGATTTGCATGTCGCAGTTAAAAGAGGATGGAGTAAAAACAAAGAAGGCCTTGAAGAGTTTGGATATATTGTATAA
- a CDS encoding HslU--HslV peptidase ATPase subunit, whose protein sequence is MENLTPKEIVAYLDKYVIGQNDAKKTIAVALRNRYRRMQLNPQMQHDVVPKNILMIGSTGVGKTEIARRLAKMMNLPFIKVEASKYTEVGFVGRDVESMIRDLVSVSMGIVRESEKEKNKEKIENYIENKIIEKLLPPLPAGASEQKKQEYDASFLRMQEKFAKGELDHLKIKVEMPKNPSFSEEGLPPQMIQVQESIVKVLGGYGKKGPEKEVTVKEAKKILEAEASEALLDEEQLKAIALEKVEKGGIVFLDEIDKIAVSSGSQSRQDPSKEGVQRDLLPIVEGSSVHTKAGMVKTDHILFIAAGAFHLSKPSDLIPELQGRFPLRVELDSLDEETLYRILTEPKNSLMKQYEALMGVENVDLCFEEEALRAIAHYALIANEKTEDIGARRLHTVMEKILEEISFSADEHAGERIVVDKALVTEKIGKVVEDVDATRYIL, encoded by the coding sequence TTGGAGAATTTAACACCTAAAGAGATCGTTGCCTATCTTGATAAATATGTCATAGGGCAGAATGATGCCAAAAAGACTATTGCTGTGGCATTAAGAAACCGCTACAGAAGAATGCAGCTCAATCCTCAGATGCAGCATGACGTAGTGCCTAAAAACATCCTGATGATAGGCAGTACAGGCGTGGGAAAAACAGAAATTGCAAGAAGATTGGCAAAAATGATGAATTTGCCTTTTATTAAAGTAGAGGCAAGCAAATACACGGAAGTTGGATTTGTAGGGCGCGATGTAGAGTCGATGATACGTGATTTGGTTTCTGTGTCTATGGGTATTGTGCGTGAGAGCGAAAAAGAGAAAAACAAAGAGAAGATAGAAAATTATATTGAAAACAAAATTATTGAAAAGCTTTTACCGCCGCTTCCTGCCGGAGCAAGTGAGCAAAAAAAACAAGAATATGATGCCTCTTTTTTAAGAATGCAGGAAAAATTTGCAAAAGGAGAACTGGATCATCTGAAAATCAAAGTCGAGATGCCAAAAAATCCAAGCTTCTCCGAAGAAGGCCTTCCTCCCCAGATGATTCAGGTCCAAGAATCCATCGTTAAGGTACTGGGCGGCTACGGTAAAAAAGGTCCCGAAAAGGAAGTTACGGTAAAAGAAGCAAAGAAGATACTTGAGGCAGAGGCGAGTGAAGCGCTTTTGGATGAGGAGCAGCTTAAGGCCATAGCGCTTGAAAAAGTAGAAAAAGGAGGAATTGTCTTTCTTGATGAAATAGACAAGATAGCCGTCTCTTCCGGATCACAAAGCAGACAAGACCCAAGCAAAGAAGGCGTACAGAGAGATTTGCTTCCTATTGTTGAGGGGTCTTCGGTGCATACAAAAGCGGGCATGGTAAAAACGGACCATATTTTGTTTATTGCAGCAGGCGCGTTTCATCTTTCCAAGCCCAGCGACCTTATTCCTGAACTCCAGGGACGTTTTCCTTTGCGAGTAGAGCTTGACAGCTTGGATGAAGAGACGCTTTATCGTATCTTAACCGAGCCTAAAAATTCGCTTATGAAGCAATATGAAGCATTGATGGGTGTAGAAAATGTTGATTTGTGCTTTGAGGAAGAGGCATTGCGCGCTATTGCGCATTATGCTTTAATTGCCAATGAAAAGACGGAAGATATAGGAGCCAGACGGCTCCATACTGTGATGGAAAAAATTCTTGAAGAAATAAGTTTTAGTGCTGATGAACATGCCGGAGAACGAATTGTAGTAGATAAAGCACTTGTAACAGAAAAAATAGGCAAAGTGGTTGAAGATGTAGATGCCACAAGATATATATTATAA
- a CDS encoding HslU--HslV peptidase proteolytic subunit encodes MFEATTILGYRGEGKAVIGGDGQVTFGSTVLKSNATKIRTLFEGKVLAGFAGSTADAFNLFDMFETILAEKKGDLFKSVIAFSKMWRKDKQLRQLEAMMIVLNKEHIFILSGTGDVVEPQDGKIAAIGSGGNYAISAARALEKHADLDPRTLVQESLEVAGELCIYTNKNIKILEL; translated from the coding sequence ATGTTTGAAGCGACAACGATACTCGGTTACAGAGGTGAAGGAAAAGCAGTCATTGGCGGAGATGGGCAGGTGACCTTTGGCAGCACCGTACTTAAAAGTAATGCCACAAAGATCCGCACACTCTTTGAGGGTAAAGTCTTAGCAGGATTTGCCGGAAGTACCGCGGATGCTTTTAATCTTTTTGATATGTTTGAAACGATACTTGCAGAAAAAAAAGGTGATCTTTTTAAGTCGGTCATTGCTTTTTCTAAGATGTGGAGAAAAGACAAGCAGCTGCGTCAGCTTGAAGCGATGATGATTGTGCTCAACAAAGAGCATATCTTTATACTTAGCGGAACAGGGGATGTGGTTGAGCCTCAAGATGGAAAGATTGCTGCCATAGGGAGCGGCGGAAACTATGCTATCTCGGCGGCAAGAGCATTGGAAAAACATGCCGATCTTGATCCGAGGACACTGGTGCAAGAATCACTTGAAGTCGCAGGCGAACTCTGCATCTATACCAATAAAAATATTAAAATTCTAGAGTTGTGA
- the rplI gene encoding 50S ribosomal protein L9, which translates to MKVLLIKDVKTLGKAGEIKEVKDGYGQNFLIGKGLAKLATPQVMENWKTEQENAARELRDELARLQAEKITLEAETIKIKKPLAPVGIQGSVGNGDISQAIEEQFDIALDKKHIGLKKAIKSTGIHEVDAKLGHGIHAILRIEVMGV; encoded by the coding sequence ATGAAAGTATTGCTCATAAAAGATGTAAAAACGCTCGGCAAAGCCGGAGAGATAAAAGAAGTGAAAGATGGATACGGACAAAATTTTCTCATAGGAAAAGGTCTGGCAAAATTAGCGACACCTCAAGTCATGGAAAACTGGAAGACAGAACAGGAAAATGCAGCGCGCGAACTCAGAGACGAGTTGGCTAGACTTCAGGCTGAAAAAATTACACTTGAAGCGGAAACGATCAAGATAAAAAAACCTTTGGCTCCGGTAGGCATACAGGGTTCAGTCGGAAATGGCGATATCTCACAAGCCATTGAAGAGCAGTTTGACATCGCGCTTGACAAAAAACATATCGGTCTTAAAAAAGCTATTAAATCTACAGGCATTCATGAGGTGGATGCAAAACTGGGACATGGTATTCATGCAATACTCAGGATAGAAGTGATGGGCGTATAA
- a CDS encoding peptidase M3 produces MFQPFAIHDLETFPQQLEAILNRHRETIDNITKSDENSYEKVFKPLQDLDEELGLFFTPLAHLNSVMNAPQTQKAYEECLPLLSKFSSQMAQNVALFKKIEQIQTNNEEAQTVLKHEIRDFVLSGINLPDKKKKRMEEIVLQLSELGNQFSQNLLNATKAYELTVEDAKDVSGLPQSDIDAAAEETDGKTVYTFSLQIPSYLAYMTYGPNRKYREKLYKAYNTRAPENAEVIDKILKLKNEKAQLLGFDNYAQYALEKRDAPAQEDVIAFLEALAMQALPQAKKELEELSAFAQKTDGIHSLESYDVAYYSEKLKKEKFDFDDTMTKPYFKQSNVLNGLLEIVTELFDVAFERVDVPIWHSCVKCFDIYENDMLAGRIYFDLEARKEKQGGAWMNDWETHYIDAQGEKHLPSAFVVCNFSPSFKETPSLLRHDDVVTLFHEMGHAIHHLFGKSKERSVSGINAVAWDVVEFPSQFLENFAYEGTILKRFAYHYKSGAPIDDLLLNKIKETKNFQAALGMLRQIEFALFDFKLHQKLHQKDEIQSLLDTIRKTTAVLKPPSYSKFQHGFSHIFAGGYAAGYYSYKWAEVLSADAFFECLDEDEGFNKIQARGYKEHILSKGGSQEMSRLYEDWLGRKPDVKSLIRLYEIEA; encoded by the coding sequence ATGTTTCAGCCATTTGCCATCCATGATTTGGAAACATTTCCTCAACAGCTTGAGGCGATACTCAACAGACACAGAGAAACTATAGACAATATCACAAAAAGTGATGAAAACAGTTATGAAAAAGTCTTCAAGCCATTGCAGGATCTAGATGAAGAGTTGGGACTCTTTTTTACACCGCTTGCGCATCTTAACTCCGTGATGAACGCACCGCAAACACAAAAAGCCTACGAAGAGTGCCTCCCTTTGCTTTCAAAATTTTCTTCACAAATGGCACAAAATGTTGCATTATTTAAAAAAATAGAACAGATCCAAACAAATAATGAAGAAGCCCAAACAGTATTAAAGCATGAAATAAGAGATTTTGTTCTCTCGGGCATCAATCTTCCTGATAAAAAAAAGAAAAGAATGGAAGAGATTGTTTTGCAGCTGAGTGAACTTGGCAATCAATTTTCACAGAACCTTCTCAATGCAACCAAGGCCTATGAGCTTACCGTAGAAGATGCAAAAGATGTAAGCGGACTGCCGCAAAGCGATATCGATGCAGCCGCAGAAGAGACTGATGGGAAAACTGTGTATACATTTTCACTTCAAATCCCCAGCTATCTTGCCTATATGACCTACGGGCCAAACCGTAAATACAGAGAAAAGCTTTACAAAGCATATAACACGCGCGCTCCCGAAAATGCAGAGGTGATCGACAAGATTTTAAAACTCAAAAATGAAAAAGCGCAACTGCTTGGCTTTGATAATTATGCCCAATACGCTCTTGAAAAAAGAGATGCCCCTGCACAAGAAGATGTCATAGCATTTTTGGAAGCATTGGCCATGCAAGCGCTTCCCCAAGCCAAAAAAGAGCTCGAAGAGCTGTCTGCTTTTGCCCAAAAAACAGACGGTATTCACTCACTTGAAAGTTACGATGTGGCCTACTACAGCGAAAAACTCAAAAAAGAAAAATTTGATTTCGATGACACTATGACCAAGCCCTATTTTAAACAAAGCAATGTTTTAAATGGACTGCTTGAGATTGTTACCGAACTGTTTGATGTTGCCTTTGAGCGGGTGGATGTACCAATCTGGCATTCGTGTGTAAAATGTTTTGATATCTATGAAAACGATATGCTTGCAGGGCGCATCTATTTTGATCTTGAAGCGCGCAAAGAAAAACAGGGCGGTGCTTGGATGAATGATTGGGAGACACACTATATTGACGCTCAGGGGGAAAAACATCTTCCTTCTGCTTTTGTCGTTTGCAATTTCTCGCCCTCTTTTAAAGAAACGCCTTCTTTGTTGCGCCACGATGATGTAGTCACCCTCTTTCATGAAATGGGGCACGCCATCCATCATCTTTTTGGCAAAAGCAAAGAACGCTCGGTTTCGGGCATCAATGCTGTTGCATGGGATGTGGTAGAATTTCCTTCGCAATTTTTGGAAAATTTTGCCTATGAGGGTACCATACTGAAACGTTTTGCATATCATTACAAAAGCGGTGCGCCCATTGACGATCTCCTCTTGAACAAAATCAAAGAGACCAAAAACTTCCAAGCCGCCCTGGGGATGCTTAGACAGATAGAATTTGCACTCTTTGACTTTAAGCTTCATCAAAAACTACATCAAAAAGATGAGATACAATCCCTGCTTGATACGATAAGAAAGACTACTGCCGTGCTGAAGCCCCCAAGCTACAGCAAATTTCAACATGGTTTTTCGCATATCTTTGCGGGAGGATATGCGGCAGGATACTACAGCTATAAATGGGCCGAAGTTCTCAGTGCGGATGCTTTTTTTGAATGCCTTGATGAAGACGAAGGCTTCAATAAAATCCAAGCCAGAGGCTACAAAGAACATATCCTGTCCAAGGGGGGTTCGCAAGAGATGAGCCGTCTTTATGAGGATTGGCTGGGAAGAAAGCCCGATGTAAAAAGTCTTATACGGCTTTATGAGATAGAGGCATAA
- a CDS encoding argininosuccinate synthase — MAKRNIKKAVLAYSGGLDTSIILKWLQDEYQCEVVTFTADLGQGEEVEPARKKAISLGIKEENIFILDLREEFVKDFVFPMFRANAIYEGEYLLGTSIARPLIAKKQIEIAKQTGADAVSHGATGKGNDQVRFELGYLSLDPDIAVIAPWREWDLNSREKLLAYAEEHGIEIDRKGKKSPYSMDANLLHISYEGQILEDPSAEPEEDMWLWTTAPENAPDQAEYITIGYKKGDPVAINGKEMTPATILKTLNEYGNKHGIGRVDIVENRYVGMKARGCYETPGGTIMLKAHRAIESITLDREEAHLKDEMMPKYASLIYNGYWWSPERKMLQAAIDATQENVEGEVKLKLYKGSVTVVGRKSDTSLYSEAHSTFEEDEVYNQADAEGFIRLNALRFIIEGKKQPERIASLIGKTKKL, encoded by the coding sequence ATGGCAAAAAGAAATATCAAAAAAGCAGTATTGGCGTATAGCGGAGGACTTGACACAAGTATCATCCTTAAATGGCTTCAAGATGAGTATCAGTGCGAGGTGGTAACTTTCACTGCCGATCTTGGACAGGGAGAAGAGGTAGAACCTGCACGTAAAAAAGCGATAAGTTTGGGCATAAAAGAGGAAAACATTTTTATTCTGGATCTGCGTGAAGAGTTTGTCAAGGACTTTGTTTTTCCTATGTTTAGGGCCAATGCCATTTATGAAGGCGAGTATCTTTTGGGTACTTCTATCGCTAGACCGCTTATTGCCAAAAAACAGATTGAGATTGCCAAGCAAACAGGTGCTGATGCGGTAAGCCACGGCGCAACAGGAAAAGGAAATGACCAGGTTCGTTTTGAGCTTGGATACCTAAGCCTTGATCCGGATATTGCTGTGATTGCTCCTTGGAGAGAGTGGGACCTTAACAGCCGTGAAAAGCTTTTGGCGTACGCAGAAGAGCATGGTATTGAGATTGATAGAAAAGGAAAAAAATCTCCATACTCTATGGATGCCAACCTTTTGCATATCTCGTATGAGGGCCAAATCCTTGAAGATCCAAGTGCCGAGCCTGAAGAAGATATGTGGCTATGGACCACTGCACCCGAAAATGCACCGGACCAAGCTGAATATATCACTATCGGGTATAAAAAAGGTGACCCTGTCGCTATCAACGGCAAAGAGATGACTCCCGCAACGATATTAAAAACATTGAATGAGTATGGAAACAAGCACGGGATCGGGCGCGTGGATATCGTAGAGAACCGTTATGTGGGAATGAAAGCCAGAGGATGCTACGAAACGCCGGGAGGAACTATCATGCTCAAAGCACACAGGGCAATCGAGTCAATTACGCTTGACAGAGAAGAGGCTCACCTTAAAGATGAAATGATGCCAAAGTACGCATCGTTGATCTACAATGGGTATTGGTGGTCTCCGGAAAGAAAAATGCTCCAAGCGGCGATCGATGCAACGCAAGAAAATGTAGAGGGTGAAGTGAAGCTTAAACTCTATAAAGGAAGCGTAACTGTCGTGGGAAGAAAATCAGACACGTCACTCTACAGTGAAGCACACTCAACTTTCGAAGAAGACGAAGTGTACAATCAGGCAGATGCAGAAGGTTTTATTAGATTGAATGCATTGAGATTTATCATAGAAGGCAAAAAGCAGCCTGAGCGTATCGCTTCTTTGATCGGAAAAACCAAAAAACTTTAA
- a CDS encoding pyridoxine 5'-phosphate synthase has protein sequence MQLGVNIDHIAVLREARKNGDPDPLDALGICKRAGADQITIHLREDRRHMQDSDALHIIKHSFLPVNLECAIAPEMIDIACTLKPHRVTLVPEKREEVTTEGGLAILGDQPLLLDAIKKLQHNEIEVSLFIDPDLNTVQKANTVGAEWIEFHTGKYANLYAMLYGNLAKTHHSILELELPRSTLKQMLENELKNIKWLSGEAVKTGLKVAAGHGLNYQNVKEIVAIETIEELNIGQSIIARSVFTGLEQAILDMKALLLR, from the coding sequence ATGCAATTAGGCGTAAATATCGATCATATCGCTGTGCTAAGAGAAGCACGAAAAAATGGAGATCCTGATCCGTTGGATGCTCTGGGGATTTGCAAACGTGCAGGAGCAGATCAGATCACTATACATTTGCGTGAAGACAGACGGCACATGCAAGACAGTGACGCACTGCACATCATTAAACACTCTTTTTTGCCGGTCAACCTTGAATGCGCCATTGCTCCTGAGATGATAGACATAGCCTGCACCCTCAAACCTCACCGCGTTACCCTGGTGCCTGAAAAACGCGAAGAAGTTACAACGGAAGGGGGACTTGCCATCCTGGGCGATCAGCCTTTACTTTTAGATGCGATCAAAAAACTGCAGCATAATGAAATAGAGGTTTCCCTTTTTATAGATCCCGATCTCAATACTGTACAAAAAGCAAACACAGTCGGGGCAGAATGGATAGAATTTCATACAGGAAAATATGCCAATCTTTATGCGATGCTCTATGGCAATCTGGCCAAGACACACCATAGCATTCTCGAACTTGAACTTCCAAGAAGCACCTTAAAGCAGATGCTTGAAAATGAATTGAAAAATATCAAATGGTTAAGCGGTGAAGCTGTCAAAACGGGACTTAAGGTTGCAGCAGGGCATGGACTGAATTATCAAAATGTCAAAGAAATCGTTGCCATAGAGACCATCGAGGAGCTTAATATCGGCCAAAGCATCATTGCACGCTCTGTGTTTACCGGACTCGAACAAGCCATACTTGATATGAAAGCCTTGCTTTTACGATGA
- the pdxA gene encoding 4-hydroxythreonine-4-phosphate dehydrogenase PdxA — MMQKKVAISIGDLNGIGIELALRNHAVISKKVSPLYCIDPVMLKQAANKLQLEIPLDFRTVDAIAPSFDIQPGVVSKKSGAYAYASFVKAVQLAKTNNVEAITTLPIHKKAWELAGVKYKGHTDALRDFFGRDAIMMLGCPQMYVALFTEHIPLKEVAGCINEKDLTRFLIDFYLAIKPTKNVAVLGLNPHAGDDGVLGNEESIIQQAIKNAHRHIGHKIFTSPLVPDVAFTPKVRKNYTHYIAMYHDQGLAPLKALYFDEGINISLNLPILRTSVDHGTAFDIAYKNESLNSLSYINAVNYIFES, encoded by the coding sequence ATGATGCAAAAAAAAGTAGCTATCAGTATCGGCGATCTAAACGGTATAGGCATAGAACTTGCTTTACGCAATCATGCTGTCATTTCCAAAAAAGTTTCTCCGTTGTATTGTATCGATCCTGTCATGTTAAAGCAGGCGGCAAATAAACTGCAGCTTGAAATACCTTTGGATTTTCGAACCGTTGATGCCATTGCGCCTTCTTTTGATATACAGCCCGGAGTAGTCTCTAAAAAGAGCGGTGCTTATGCCTATGCTTCTTTTGTTAAAGCAGTTCAGCTTGCAAAAACAAACAACGTAGAGGCTATCACCACTCTTCCTATCCATAAAAAAGCATGGGAGCTTGCGGGCGTAAAATATAAAGGGCACACTGATGCTCTTAGGGATTTTTTTGGGCGTGACGCCATCATGATGCTTGGTTGTCCGCAAATGTACGTAGCACTTTTTACTGAGCATATTCCTCTCAAAGAAGTGGCTGGCTGCATCAATGAAAAAGATTTGACACGCTTTTTGATTGACTTTTATCTTGCGATAAAACCCACTAAGAATGTAGCCGTTCTGGGGCTCAATCCTCATGCAGGAGATGACGGCGTTTTGGGGAATGAAGAATCTATCATTCAACAGGCTATTAAAAATGCACACCGGCATATCGGACATAAAATATTTACTTCCCCGCTTGTACCGGATGTTGCCTTTACTCCCAAAGTCAGAAAAAATTATACGCACTATATTGCTATGTACCACGACCAGGGGCTGGCTCCTCTTAAGGCGCTCTATTTTGACGAAGGGATCAATATTTCTTTAAACCTGCCTATCCTTAGAACATCGGTTGATCACGGCACTGCGTTTGATATTGCCTACAAAAACGAAAGCCTTAACAGCCTAAGCTATATCAATGCTGTTAATTATATTTTTGAGAGCTAA
- a CDS encoding phosphomannomutase, translating into MIITIEDKQFDTAKITQLYPAAVIKTGYEEETTQVSLEWLSMEAKGKVEVVGFGIFVYLGEEEKHSFVFKTKEEMDETIKCIALQLQK; encoded by the coding sequence ATGATAATTACAATAGAAGATAAACAATTTGATACGGCAAAGATTACACAGCTCTATCCGGCAGCGGTTATAAAAACAGGCTATGAGGAGGAGACCACACAAGTAAGCCTTGAGTGGTTGAGCATGGAAGCCAAAGGTAAAGTAGAAGTGGTGGGATTTGGTATTTTTGTGTATTTAGGAGAAGAGGAAAAACACTCTTTTGTATTTAAAACCAAAGAAGAGATGGATGAAACCATAAAATGCATTGCTTTACAACTCCAAAAATAA
- a CDS encoding glutamyl-tRNA amidotransferase produces the protein MSLKEQIKNDMKEAMRAKENAKRDTLRNIQAAIKQIEVDERKELTDAEVEKILLKYAKQREDALVQFKEAERHDLVAKEEAELALVKSYLPEPLGDAELENILKEIIVSAGASSMADIGKVMGAAKAAVGSRADGGRINQAVKKLLS, from the coding sequence ATGAGTCTAAAAGAACAAATCAAGAACGATATGAAAGAGGCGATGAGAGCCAAAGAGAATGCAAAAAGAGACACACTCAGAAATATTCAAGCAGCCATCAAACAGATTGAAGTGGATGAACGCAAAGAACTGACCGATGCAGAGGTGGAAAAAATTCTTTTAAAATACGCCAAACAGAGAGAAGATGCCTTGGTACAGTTCAAGGAAGCCGAACGTCATGATCTTGTTGCCAAAGAAGAAGCAGAGCTTGCCCTTGTAAAAAGCTACTTGCCAGAACCGTTAGGAGATGCTGAGCTGGAAAATATACTCAAAGAAATTATCGTCTCAGCAGGTGCTTCGAGTATGGCTGACATAGGCAAAGTGATGGGTGCGGCAAAAGCAGCCGTAGGAAGCCGTGCAGATGGCGGCCGCATCAACCAGGCAGTAAAAAAATTACTTTCTTAA
- a CDS encoding indole-3-glycerol phosphate synthase, with product MARILDEIIKQTKEDLKKRKAEYPLEWLGRSLSFNPFVPKDVQSALRSTEENPYRIIAEIKKASPSKGVIRKDFDPVRIAQQYEKGGADALSILTEPHFFKGNIEYLGMVRRYVNLPLLRKDFIVDKYQIVEALVYGADFILLIAKALSRKELKELYEYALHMGLEVLVEVHDKTDLIKAIFAGATIIGINHRNLETFEMDMSLSEKLIPLIPNGKIIVAESGINDHETVVELAKIGADAFLVGEHFMKQEDVTKAIREVKYGK from the coding sequence ATGGCTCGAATATTGGATGAGATTATAAAGCAGACCAAAGAAGATTTAAAAAAAAGAAAAGCAGAATATCCATTGGAATGGCTGGGGCGTTCTCTCTCTTTCAATCCTTTTGTGCCCAAAGATGTGCAGTCTGCTTTACGCTCTACAGAAGAAAATCCTTATCGTATTATTGCTGAAATAAAAAAAGCAAGCCCAAGCAAAGGCGTGATTCGCAAAGATTTTGATCCGGTACGTATCGCGCAACAGTATGAAAAGGGCGGAGCGGATGCTCTTTCGATACTGACGGAACCGCACTTTTTTAAAGGAAATATCGAATATTTGGGCATGGTTCGCCGGTATGTGAATCTTCCCTTACTCAGAAAAGATTTCATTGTGGACAAATATCAGATTGTTGAAGCATTGGTCTATGGAGCGGATTTTATCTTACTTATCGCAAAAGCACTCTCTCGCAAAGAACTCAAAGAACTTTATGAATATGCGTTGCATATGGGGCTAGAAGTGCTTGTTGAGGTTCACGACAAAACCGATCTGATAAAAGCGATATTTGCCGGAGCCACTATTATCGGCATCAACCATAGAAATTTGGAGACTTTTGAAATGGATATGAGTCTTAGCGAAAAACTTATCCCGCTTATCCCAAATGGTAAGATTATCGTAGCTGAAAGCGGTATCAATGATCATGAGACTGTAGTTGAACTTGCCAAAATAGGAGCCGATGCTTTCTTGGTGGGCGAACATTTTATGAAACAAGAGGATGTTACCAAGGCAATTAGAGAAGTAAAGTACGGAAAGTAG
- a CDS encoding zinc/iron-chelating domain-containing protein, producing the protein MLDLITEEGYSYKFAPNACEACGGRCCTGESGYIWINYDEIEKMAAFLGFSVEGFAALYLRKVKHRYSLTEKPLAKDNFACIFFDESKNRCSVYPVRPLQCRTFPFWQQFKNNEDEVRRECPGIV; encoded by the coding sequence ATATTGGACTTAATAACAGAGGAAGGCTACAGCTATAAGTTTGCACCTAACGCCTGCGAAGCATGCGGCGGACGCTGTTGTACGGGCGAGAGCGGATATATCTGGATAAACTATGACGAAATAGAAAAAATGGCAGCATTTTTAGGGTTTAGCGTCGAAGGGTTTGCTGCACTATATCTGCGCAAAGTAAAACATCGTTATTCCCTTACAGAAAAACCTCTTGCGAAAGACAATTTTGCCTGTATTTTTTTTGATGAATCTAAAAACCGCTGTTCTGTGTATCCTGTACGGCCTCTGCAATGCCGCACTTTTCCATTTTGGCAACAATTTAAAAATAATGAAGATGAGGTAAGAAGAGAGTGTCCCGGAATCGTATAA